A region from the Muribaculum gordoncarteri genome encodes:
- a CDS encoding DUF4357 domain-containing protein, with product MEQQDLNAEYGRIFGVVHYPTLFDKDDSAYSELRKEIIDTPRLFTSTNKLPFESIYDFSIEQEIDCNRDYLEQKPGNTDLYDVIVGIRNHVTTIITGILSVLGGYKQATETSQFTNPSKNNHVFWITKAGRCRAYGYFDKETKNFYIGVGSLISIIDDSDYIASSSYRNRHRLIDKYGVNIGNYVKIKKDVKCRTAVAAARYTLGAMVNLDLWKDSQGKTLYEVYPDYFFR from the coding sequence ATGGAACAACAAGATTTAAATGCTGAATATGGACGGATATTTGGCGTTGTCCATTATCCAACCCTTTTTGATAAGGATGATTCGGCATACAGCGAACTTCGTAAAGAAATCATTGATACACCTCGGTTGTTTACCTCGACAAATAAGTTGCCATTTGAAAGCATCTACGATTTTTCTATTGAACAAGAAATTGATTGTAATAGAGATTATCTTGAACAAAAACCGGGTAATACTGACCTATATGATGTCATTGTTGGGATTAGGAATCATGTCACAACAATTATTACCGGCATCTTATCTGTTTTAGGAGGGTACAAGCAAGCTACTGAAACATCTCAGTTCACGAATCCTTCAAAAAACAATCATGTATTTTGGATAACGAAAGCTGGTAGATGTAGAGCCTATGGATACTTTGACAAAGAGACTAAAAACTTTTATATTGGAGTAGGTAGCTTAATTTCAATAATTGATGATTCTGATTATATTGCATCTTCATCTTATAGGAATAGACACAGACTCATTGATAAATATGGCGTGAATATCGGAAACTATGTCAAAATTAAGAAGGATGTTAAATGCCGAACAGCGGTTGCCGCAGCAAGATATACTTTAGGAGCAATGGTTAATCTTGACTTATGGAAAGATTCGCAAGGCAAAACGTTATATGAAGTATATCCAGACTATTTCTTTCGTTAA
- a CDS encoding relaxase/mobilization nuclease domain-containing protein, producing MIAKNLKSRSFAGCVDYVMRVNHDHNIYTSDTWRIIGSQGIIGETREQIIASMEAGASLNPRVKSPAGHISVSFHSADKDRLTDELMMKIARDYLKGMGLDKTQHIIVRHLETGSPHFHIIYNMIGKDGKRITSGHNYRRNIAVCKSLKLKYGLTFGGENQHQSTENLHGKELAKAEIRMTVSDALSSSRSWNDLIRNLAVRNISVEFKQRRNSDVIEGVSFRMGDHRFKASDISRDYSYGRLNARFERLRNNHSGIGLHQASTRRDAPSSSIVDALGSVAEATVNVGGCLLSDLFTLGPSVNAEEMAFKNEMDRQEAKRKRKNGKSMRR from the coding sequence ATGATAGCGAAAAATCTCAAAAGCCGCTCTTTTGCCGGATGTGTCGACTACGTCATGCGTGTTAACCATGACCATAATATCTACACTTCCGACACATGGCGCATCATCGGTTCGCAGGGTATAATCGGTGAGACACGTGAACAGATTATAGCGAGCATGGAAGCCGGGGCTTCGCTGAATCCGAGAGTGAAGTCTCCTGCCGGACACATCTCGGTGAGTTTTCATTCCGCCGACAAAGACAGGCTGACCGATGAACTGATGATGAAAATTGCTCGAGATTATCTCAAAGGCATGGGGCTTGATAAGACACAGCACATCATCGTGCGGCATCTTGAAACAGGCTCGCCACATTTCCATATCATCTATAACATGATTGGCAAGGACGGCAAGCGTATAACATCGGGGCATAACTACCGTAGAAATATAGCCGTGTGCAAGTCACTGAAATTGAAATATGGTCTGACATTTGGCGGTGAGAACCAACATCAGTCGACCGAAAATCTTCATGGTAAGGAACTCGCCAAGGCTGAAATTCGCATGACGGTATCAGATGCACTTTCCTCATCCCGAAGTTGGAATGACCTGATAAGAAACCTTGCTGTGAGAAATATCTCGGTGGAGTTCAAGCAGCGCAGAAATTCAGATGTCATTGAGGGAGTGTCTTTCCGAATGGGTGACCATCGCTTCAAGGCCTCCGATATTTCTCGTGATTACAGTTACGGCAGGCTCAATGCTCGGTTTGAACGGCTACGGAATAATCATTCAGGTATTGGTCTTCATCAGGCATCGACAAGACGTGATGCTCCTTCATCATCTATTGTTGACGCCCTTGGAAGTGTTGCGGAAGCAACTGTCAATGTCGGAGGATGCTTGTTGTCAGACCTGTTTACACTTGGCCCGTCAGTAAATGCCGAGGAAATGGCATTCAAGAACGAAATGGATCGGCAGGAAGCGAAGCGCAAAAGAAAAAATGGCAAATCAATGAGAAGATAA
- a CDS encoding plasmid mobilization protein: MRNNTSIKIRKPKTTGRPSLGEKKKSKPHMVRFDEEQDERLIFRAELAGMTVTEYIREATLNAKISPRLSPDEKEYIRQILKIGVNFNQLLKLAHTVGLVSMAPKIESIIGQLSRLLNKIKF; this comes from the coding sequence ATGAGAAATAATACAAGCATAAAGATTAGGAAGCCGAAGACAACAGGCCGTCCCTCTCTTGGCGAAAAGAAGAAGAGCAAGCCACACATGGTGAGGTTTGACGAGGAACAGGACGAGCGTCTGATATTCCGTGCCGAACTCGCAGGAATGACGGTGACGGAGTACATCCGCGAAGCGACATTAAACGCTAAAATTTCTCCGAGGCTGTCGCCCGATGAGAAGGAATACATCCGTCAGATTCTAAAAATCGGAGTGAACTTCAACCAACTTTTGAAGCTCGCCCATACGGTCGGATTGGTGTCAATGGCTCCGAAAATTGAGAGTATAATCGGGCAGCTTTCACGGCTTCTCAACAAAATCAAATTCTGA
- a CDS encoding toprim domain-containing protein, which produces MIEEIKKIPLATFLSQLGYEPAYRRGNGLWYRSPLRQENTPSFKVQLDKNTWYDFGIAKGGTIIDLAAELYHSEDIRYLMDCIVKCCPVPSAQTVASSYAPRHYAPSFENIKIVPLGNPALLAYLKERGIPAHIAKANCKEAHYTLNGRPYFAVAFPNISSGVELRNRYFKGCISPKNISIPNNPDYCNTVSIECAVFEGFLDYLSALTISAIPDTDSIVLNSVANVNKAMSHLSRYEVINCYLDNDDAGHRVLSVLSEAFGERVIDRSTEYSQFSDFNDYLIRHNYKNGLRL; this is translated from the coding sequence ATGATAGAAGAGATTAAGAAAATCCCTTTAGCCACCTTCTTGTCCCAACTCGGCTATGAACCGGCTTACAGACGAGGCAACGGATTGTGGTATCGCTCACCTTTGCGACAGGAAAACACACCATCGTTCAAAGTGCAGCTTGATAAGAACACTTGGTATGATTTCGGAATCGCAAAAGGAGGCACCATAATTGACCTTGCAGCGGAACTCTACCATTCCGAAGATATCCGCTATCTCATGGACTGCATTGTCAAGTGTTGCCCTGTACCATCGGCGCAGACAGTCGCTTCCTCTTATGCCCCGCGACACTATGCTCCGAGTTTTGAGAACATAAAAATCGTGCCATTGGGAAATCCCGCACTTCTCGCTTACCTCAAAGAGCGGGGTATCCCGGCACACATCGCCAAGGCGAATTGCAAGGAGGCTCATTACACCCTCAATGGCAGACCGTATTTTGCTGTGGCATTCCCGAATATATCCAGCGGAGTTGAGTTGCGCAACCGATACTTCAAAGGTTGTATCTCACCCAAAAATATCAGCATTCCGAACAATCCTGATTATTGCAACACCGTGTCAATCGAATGTGCCGTGTTCGAGGGATTCTTGGATTACCTCTCTGCTTTGACAATATCGGCAATTCCAGATACAGATTCTATCGTGCTGAACTCGGTTGCCAATGTCAACAAGGCGATGTCGCATCTCAGTCGGTACGAAGTTATCAACTGCTATCTTGATAACGATGATGCAGGGCATCGAGTGCTATCAGTATTGTCAGAAGCATTCGGCGAGCGAGTGATTGACCGCTCTACTGAGTATAGCCAGTTTAGTGACTTCAATGACTATCTCATCCGGCACAACTATAAGAACGGATTGCGTCTGTGA
- a CDS encoding AAA family ATPase — protein MKPVTTQQPQPPTPAEMWENSLLQITDNCKADTEVLYCNGAVIGTLGNFSASTGKAKSRKTFNVTALTAAALKNGEVMAYIGELPENKRTILYIDTEQSPYHCQRVIWRILRLAGLPVDSHPKNFKFASLRPYSPEQRLAMIEYAISTTPGIGLVIIDGIRDLMYDINNATEATNVITRLMSWTDRYQIHIHTVLHQNKADDNVRGHIGTELNNKAETVLQIAKSIDDNSISEVTAPLIRSIDMEPMAFSVDDEGLPKQEHDHEFGKKTVKRGFNYGELSDAQHRQALEATFANGDIKGYKAVIAALTDGYASIGYKRSYSIISRLKRFLTNKRMIEIDEATKAYRFNPQYYY, from the coding sequence ATGAAACCTGTCACTACACAACAGCCACAGCCGCCGACCCCGGCGGAGATGTGGGAGAACTCGCTGTTGCAAATAACCGACAACTGCAAGGCTGATACGGAGGTATTGTACTGCAATGGAGCGGTAATCGGCACTCTCGGCAATTTCAGCGCGTCCACCGGGAAAGCCAAGAGCCGAAAGACTTTCAACGTGACCGCACTGACCGCGGCGGCATTGAAGAACGGCGAAGTGATGGCATACATCGGGGAATTGCCGGAGAACAAGCGAACAATCCTCTACATTGACACTGAGCAGAGTCCGTACCATTGCCAGCGTGTGATATGGCGCATTTTGCGGCTTGCCGGACTTCCGGTTGACAGCCACCCTAAAAATTTCAAGTTTGCTTCCCTGCGTCCTTACTCTCCGGAGCAAAGATTGGCGATGATTGAATATGCAATATCCACAACTCCCGGCATAGGATTGGTAATAATTGACGGTATCCGGGATCTGATGTATGACATCAACAATGCCACCGAAGCCACCAACGTGATAACTCGCCTCATGTCATGGACTGACCGCTATCAGATACACATCCACACGGTGCTTCACCAGAACAAGGCGGACGATAATGTGCGAGGTCATATCGGCACGGAACTCAACAACAAGGCTGAGACTGTGCTCCAGATAGCCAAGAGCATTGATGACAACTCCATCAGCGAAGTAACCGCACCTCTTATACGCTCAATAGACATGGAGCCTATGGCGTTCTCGGTTGATGACGAAGGACTGCCCAAACAGGAACACGATCATGAATTCGGGAAAAAGACGGTCAAACGTGGCTTCAACTATGGAGAACTGTCGGATGCGCAACATCGTCAGGCATTGGAGGCGACCTTTGCCAATGGCGACATTAAAGGATACAAGGCTGTGATAGCAGCACTTACCGATGGATATGCCTCAATCGGCTACAAGCGCAGTTATTCAATCATCTCACGGTTGAAAAGGTTCCTTACAAACAAGCGGATGATTGAGATTGACGAGGCAACGAAGGCCTATCGCTTCAACCCACAATATTACTATTGA
- a CDS encoding helix-turn-helix domain-containing protein, which translates to MNEIIVIPIHQVKDMIQSAVKECMTEIMSLAKPYNDADSVDIDGAVEYLNANGYKIKKSQVYKLTSSGSMPFYKFGTKLHFRIAELADWAQSKLLNGNTIGILEPVSTSKAARR; encoded by the coding sequence ATGAACGAGATTATCGTCATCCCGATTCATCAGGTCAAGGACATGATTCAATCGGCGGTCAAGGAGTGCATGACCGAAATAATGTCACTCGCCAAGCCCTACAACGATGCCGACTCCGTTGACATAGACGGAGCGGTGGAGTACCTCAATGCCAACGGCTACAAAATCAAGAAAAGTCAGGTCTATAAGCTGACTTCATCCGGCTCCATGCCGTTCTATAAGTTCGGGACTAAGCTCCACTTCCGTATTGCCGAACTCGCTGACTGGGCGCAGAGCAAACTGCTTAATGGCAACACCATTGGCATACTTGAGCCAGTATCAACGTCCAAAGCCGCCCGCCGATGA